The Candidatus Methylomirabilis tolerans genomic sequence CGATATCGATCCACCAACCCGCGTGGTAGGTCTGCAACCCTTGCCACGGAGCGCCTTTCGTAACGATGGCAGGCGTACCAGCCGCTAACGCCTCGGCAACTGTTATGCCGAAATTCTCGGAATGCGTGGGTAAGACGAATAAATCAGCTTCTCGATACGTTGACCACTTGGTCTCCCCGTATAAAGGTCCGACAAATTCCAAGCGTTTCAGCTTCAGTTTCGCTGCGAGCGCATTCATTTGTTCGAGGTAGCCGCCTTGTACGCCATACCCCGTATCTGTACCCACAACCAATAGCTGCCAATTAGGGAAGCGATCTGTAACGGCTGCCCAAGCGTTTAACAGAACATCGACCCCTTTGACGGGATGGATGCGTCCTAAGAAAAGTAAAGTTCTAAAGTCGCGAGCTATTTTTTGAGCGAATTCTGGGACATCTATCCCATTAGGTATAATTGCGACTGGTTGCTTGAATCTCAACCGCCGGATATCTTCATACTCAGACTCAGCGGTTGCATGAAAACACGCTGCCTGTTCCACTGCAGGACGTTGAATCAACGGCCACATAACTCTCTTGAACGGTGACCCATGGTTCATTGCCCAAGTCGAAAACGCTCCGCGTGGCGAGACGACCAGCTTTGTCTTGCGGCCCTTTACCGCCCAGCCAGGATAGACCGCATTCATTTGCCACATGCCGTGGCTGTGAAGCACACTAACCCTTCCGGCGGTTGTCTCATCCATCAGCCATCGGGACATTCCCGGCGAGCGGCCGAGGCGTCTAGGCCCAACCCCTATCGGGAATACCTTCATAAACGCCGGCACTGACGGAAGCGGGGACCAATCCATGGCCGCGAGCGTTAAGTCCTCACCAGCTTCGATCAGAGAGTAACACAGACGCACCACAGAATAAGAAGGTCCGCTCGCCTCTTCCGTAATCGCAGGTACGACGTGGATTACTCGCATGCCGTCATTCGCTCGACGATGACCCTTGCCCAGCGGCGCGCCCAAGGCGTCCGCCGCGCAGACGCCAGAGGCAGGTCTGCCCCTGCATGCCTCTGGGTTGTATCTGACAACCACGCCGCCATTGGCAAAGAGAAGCCCGTCTTGGGGCGATGTACGACTAAATCCGGCAACGCCTTCGTGAGCGACCGCGCCAGCATAGTCTTGCCTAAGCCGGTAGCAAAACGTGACACGAACGTCCCGAGTGATTGAAGCAACTTCACATCGACCAAAGGTGTCCGCAGTTCCAATGAATGTTCCATGCTGGCCCAGTCGCTGTCGCGTAGCAGTTGGTTGCGCAGGTAAAATGTGGATTCCAGCAAACCAACGGCGGCGGTACCATCCCTGGCATCGGCCTTGGCCATGCCGGGCGGCGAGCCGCCAAGGCGCGCCAAGCCCTCCCCCGCCATGTCCGCCCCCATCAGGGCTGGCAGTTCCTCGGGTAGGAAAAGGCTGCGGTTAAGGAAATACATGCCTTCCAAGGAAGCCATGAACGCCGGCATACCGGCGAGCTTGGGTTGCGACCGGCTCTTGGCCAGATAGGAACAGGGTATCCCCAGCACGGCGCGAGAACCTGGAACGGCTGCAAGCGCCTGCCCCAGCGCAGCCATGCGTGGAATCTGTCGGAAGGAAGAATAGCCGCAAAAGAGTTCATCACCGCCGACGCCCGATAGCACCACCTTGTAGCCGCGTTCGGCCGCCGCCTTGCTGGCGAACCACGTGTTGACGCCGTCGATGGAGGGCTGATCCATGGCGTCGAGAATGCGCGGGGTGTCCTGCTCGAATTCTGTACGGGAAACCATGCGCACATAGTGCGGCAGGCTATAGTGGGCCGCAATGGCGCGCGCCACAGGAACCTCGTCGTCATGGCGGCCGCCGAACTCCTCAAAGCCGATGGTAATACCCTCCACGTGTGCGCCCAGCTCAGACGCCAGACCGGCGGTGACCCCTGAGTCGAGACCTCCGGACAGAAACACGCTCACCGGAACATCCGCCACCAGATGGGCGCGCACCGAATCTGTCAGCGCCTGCCGTACCCGTTCCTGCAACTCCGAGGGAGATGGTGTGCAGCCATTTTCCTGCCAGTGGGTGCGAATGTCATACCAACGGACAGACGCGTCCGCCACGCCGGTGCGCACCCGCAACCAGTGCCCGGCCGGCAGCGCGAATACATCGCGGCACAGCGTCCACGGCTCGGGTACGCTGCCCCAGAGATAAAATCCCGCCAACCCCGCCGGTTCACGTTCTAAAGAAACTAGGCCGGAAGCGAGCAACGCCTTGACCTGGGATGCGAAGACGAAGCCATCCCTTGTTCGGGCGTAGTAAAGCGGCTTGATGCCATAGGGATCACGCGCGAGAAACAGTTCGCGGGTCTGGGTATCCCAGATGGCGAAGGCAAACATGCCACGCAGTCGACGCAACATCCGCTCGCCTTCTAAAGCAAAAAGATTGAGGAGGACTTCCGTATCGGATGTGGTACGGAAGACTACGCCGTCCGTTTCCAGTTCTCGGCGCAATTCGCGAAAGTTGTAGATTTCGCCGTTGAAAACAATGGCATAGCGTCCGTCTGTGGATGTCATTGGTTGGTTCGCGCGGGGGTCCAGGTCGAGAATCGCAAGGCGGCGATGGCCCAGTACGACCCCGGCACTTAACCACTGGCCCTCCGCGTCGGGACCCCGGACGGACATGCGGGCCGTCATCCGCCGAACAGCATCAGGCGCTGATGTTTCTGCCGCCCCCAGTGTTGAGATAACACCTGCTATGCCGCACATACGTTTCCCGCCTTCAACTCTTCATCCCGAGTTCCATTCGCTTTGGCCACTCAGCAGCCTCTCATACTGATCCAGAAAAACCTTACCCGCGGCGGCGAGCGAAAAGTGTTTCTCGGCAACCCTCCGTCCTTCCCTCCCCATCCGCTCCCGAAGAGCCGGGTCGCGCACTAATTTCTCCATTGCCGCAGCGAGAGCCTGAGCATCGCCGATGGGTGTCAGCAATCCAGTCTCTCCTTCGCTTACAGCCGTTATCGGCCCGCCACAAGCCGTGCTCACAACCGGCAGTCCACTCGCCATCGCTTCGAGTATCACTATTCCGAGGCCTTCTTCGTTGGAAGAGAGCACGAAGAAACTCGCGTTGCGATAGAGCGCGGCCAACTCCTCGCCCTGCTTTGGCCCATGCAAGTGAACCTTCTTCGCCATTCCCAGAATGTGGAGCTGCAAACGTGACTGTTCAGAAGGAGGATCACCAATCAGATACAGATCGGGAGCTGCCCCTACCCTTTTCTCAAGTAGCTCGTATGCATCGAGCAGCAGGCGCACGTTCTTACGTGGATCGGAGAATCGGGCCACGCAGAGAATGTAATGACCTTCCGGCCGCGCCGCTGGTCGAAAAAGATTTATGTCCACGCCACATGGCGCGAGCACAACTTTTTCCGCTCCCGCAATCGGCTCGATCGCAGCGCGCGTGTACTCGCTGAGCGCGAAGATTGAGTCTGTCGCTTTCAAGGCACGGCGTTCGTATCGTTCAGCGAGGGGAACCATCAACGACGACCATGCTCGCCGCGATCTTGAGCTATTGCGCATCTGGCTCTTGCGATCAGCGCGCGTGGTTGTGGCTGTCCAAAGAAGAGTCGGACGATCGACGCGCTCAGCGATACAAACCCACGGAGGACTGCCGACAACAAACTGCAGCAGGTCGTAACCTTTCAGCAATTCAGTGAGCTTCCGCCGCGGCCGGTATCTCTGAAATTCTAGTTCGCTACCCCACACACCCGCATGCGTGAACGTCAAATCGTGCCAGGGGAGTCGTTCAATCCGCGGTTGTCGCAGCCAGGTTGCCGGCGACCTCAACTGGAAGCTGGCCGTGTCGGAAGCTGACGTGGCGAGCGATATGAGTTCGGGCTCATACCGCCCCGACTGAATTAACGTTCGGTACAGAAAGGTAATCATCGTCGCCAGACCACCGACGAGAGACATCTCATGAGTTATCATGGCAACGCGCTTTTTCATATCGTTACCGGCGCTCCGCGAAGGAATCACGATTCACCTTCACCCAGGAATGCAGGCGCTCAAAGCCTTCCTTTACTCCAACCCGCGGCCTCCAGGAAAGCAACTCTGCGGCCCGGCGAATATCCGAAACGTAAACGGGCTGGTCGCCCGGGCGCCAGTCTTCAAAACTGTGGACCACAGCCCGCCCTGAATGCTCACCAAGCATTTCGAGCAACTCAAGCAGTGATAACGTGTTTTCTGGACCACCGCCGATGTTGAAGGTCACTCCCGACACCTGATCGATGCGGTCAATCGCAGCCAGGTAGCCATCGATCAGGTCGTCAATAAAGAGAATGTCTCTAACTTGCTTCCCCGTGCCATAGATCGTGACCGGCTGTCCTAAGGTGTGCGCGATCGTAAACCACGCCACCCAGCCCTGGTCTTCCACCCCAAACTGCCGGTAGCCATAGATGCACGACTGGCGGAAATTCACAGTGCGCAGGCCATAGATGCGCGCGTAGTCATTGACGTATTGGTCGGCGGCGCCCTTTGAGCAGCCATAGGGAGAATGGAAATCGAGTGGCTGCGTCTCACTGACTCCGTGCGGCAGATCGGGAATGA encodes the following:
- a CDS encoding glycosyltransferase, which translates into the protein MRVIHVVPAITEEASGPSYSVVRLCYSLIEAGEDLTLAAMDWSPLPSVPAFMKVFPIGVGPRRLGRSPGMSRWLMDETTAGRVSVLHSHGMWQMNAVYPGWAVKGRKTKLVVSPRGAFSTWAMNHGSPFKRVMWPLIQRPAVEQAACFHATAESEYEDIRRLRFKQPVAIIPNGIDVPEFAQKIARDFRTLLFLGRIHPVKGVDVLLNAWAAVTDRFPNWQLLVVGTDTGYGVQGGYLEQMNALAAKLKLKRLEFVGPLYGETKWSTYREADLFVLPTHSENFGITVAEALAAGTPAIVTKGAPWQGLQTYHAGWWIDIGVDPLVASLEEAMAESPDELARRGIRGREWMVREFSWHHLGKKMDQTYQWLVEGGEHPAWVRMN
- the asnB gene encoding asparagine synthase (glutamine-hydrolyzing) gives rise to the protein MCGIAGVISTLGAAETSAPDAVRRMTARMSVRGPDAEGQWLSAGVVLGHRRLAILDLDPRANQPMTSTDGRYAIVFNGEIYNFRELRRELETDGVVFRTTSDTEVLLNLFALEGERMLRRLRGMFAFAIWDTQTRELFLARDPYGIKPLYYARTRDGFVFASQVKALLASGLVSLEREPAGLAGFYLWGSVPEPWTLCRDVFALPAGHWLRVRTGVADASVRWYDIRTHWQENGCTPSPSELQERVRQALTDSVRAHLVADVPVSVFLSGGLDSGVTAGLASELGAHVEGITIGFEEFGGRHDDEVPVARAIAAHYSLPHYVRMVSRTEFEQDTPRILDAMDQPSIDGVNTWFASKAAAERGYKVVLSGVGGDELFCGYSSFRQIPRMAALGQALAAVPGSRAVLGIPCSYLAKSRSQPKLAGMPAFMASLEGMYFLNRSLFLPEELPALMGADMAGEGLARLGGSPPGMAKADARDGTAAVGLLESTFYLRNQLLRDSDWASMEHSLELRTPLVDVKLLQSLGTFVSRFATGLGKTMLARSLTKALPDLVVHRPKTGFSLPMAAWLSDTTQRHAGADLPLASARRTPWARRWARVIVERMTACE
- a CDS encoding glycosyltransferase family 4 protein; this translates as MKKRVAMITHEMSLVGGLATMITFLYRTLIQSGRYEPELISLATSASDTASFQLRSPATWLRQPRIERLPWHDLTFTHAGVWGSELEFQRYRPRRKLTELLKGYDLLQFVVGSPPWVCIAERVDRPTLLWTATTTRADRKSQMRNSSRSRRAWSSLMVPLAERYERRALKATDSIFALSEYTRAAIEPIAGAEKVVLAPCGVDINLFRPAARPEGHYILCVARFSDPRKNVRLLLDAYELLEKRVGAAPDLYLIGDPPSEQSRLQLHILGMAKKVHLHGPKQGEELAALYRNASFFVLSSNEEGLGIVILEAMASGLPVVSTACGGPITAVSEGETGLLTPIGDAQALAAAMEKLVRDPALRERMGREGRRVAEKHFSLAAAGKVFLDQYERLLSGQSEWNSG
- a CDS encoding GDP-mannose 4,6-dehydratase; translated protein: MKVLITGGCGFIGCNATQRLLRLGHLVTVLDNLSRPGSDRNLEWLGEQGDFDFIESDVCDAESLASVIARGHFDVVIHLAAQVAVTTSVVEPRRDFEINALGTLNVLEAVRQHSLETILLNASTNKVYGKLPDLNLREDALRCLIPDLPHGVSETQPLDFHSPYGCSKGAADQYVNDYARIYGLRTVNFRQSCIYGYRQFGVEDQGWVAWFTIAHTLGQPVTIYGTGKQVRDILFIDDLIDGYLAAIDRIDQVSGVTFNIGGGPENTLSLLELLEMLGEHSGRAVVHSFEDWRPGDQPVYVSDIRRAAELLSWRPRVGVKEGFERLHSWVKVNRDSFAERR